The sequence below is a genomic window from Setaria italica strain Yugu1 chromosome IV, Setaria_italica_v2.0, whole genome shotgun sequence.
GATGAGCTAATATGAACTGGTTGATAATTTATACTGAGGCGGAGCTGAAAAGAAAGCATACTGATTACGAATGCAGTTTTAGTTTCTGAACTTCTGTAACTGCTGTTTTGATTTCTGAGCTCTTATTTGTTTGAGATCATATCCCTGTGATTTGTGAAATTGGAGCATGTGTATAGTTGTCTTATTGCAGTAGCTTTCCTCCAATGGACAGGATATGTGTAGTCGTCTTATTGAAATGGGACAGTTTTGTGCGACATGGAGAAGGTAAAGGTTCTATGTTCTACCATCGCAACACAAGAAGATCACCGTCTTTGATGGTTTACTGGCGTAATTCACATCACAATGGAGATACAGTTGAGGACAGTTTTGTGCGACATGGAGAACGTAAAGATTCTACTGTATGTTCTATCATCGCAACACAAGAATATCAACGTCTTCGTTGGTTTACTGGCGTAATTCACATCGCAATGGACATACACTCGCATTTTGGAACAGAATAGCATTTAGCATCTGGTGCAGGTTACGATCAGTCCAACACTGAGCAAAGCAAAAAAAGGGGAAGGATATAGATCACCATCGAGCAACCTCAACAAACCAGAAAGACAAAATTTCAAGCACACGAATGGTATTTCACCCCCAAGCTGCAGCTGTTGCATGTCTGATTCTGAACCATCAACACACAGTTTGGCATACGATTAGCCCTGATGAAAATCAGCAAGAACAGGCAACAAACGCACATGCTACGCTAATCTTCAGTAACTAGCATTTCAATGCTCAAGTGTAACGATCTTGAATCAATAAAGCTTCctttattgaaaaaaaatcattgctcAAGTTCATAACGAAATCGAAGTCAAGTAACCATCCATCAAAGAAACTCAACAGGATCAACAGAGAAATGTAAACAAGGCTGCTGCACGTCTGAACCATCATCAAATTCAGATTTGCGCACGAGTTCTCAAACGACGAGAAATGCAAGAATTCACAAGAACTCAAGCACAGGAACACAGATAGATGCCCTTACGCCATTACTCATGAGAAGTTCATAGCAAGATCATCAGGAGTCGCCACCATCACGAAACCAAAACAGGACGAACTGAAAGGCAAACCGGGCTGCCTCAGACATCTTCAGGCGCGAGACAATCACCACCACCAAAAAACACGTCTCCCTCTCGTTCGCAACCTTCTCCATCGGCATCAACTACTCCACTAAATTACTACTAGTTCTTGCGCGCTGCTACTACTGAACTACGAGATCTGGACTGACCGGGTTCCATCCCCTCCCCTACTCGACCATCACCTGGAACACGTCCTTGCGGTCCTCGACCTTGATCTTGGGCACGGTGACCTTGAGCAACCCATCCTTCATCTCCGCCTTGATCTGGTCCATCTTGAACGCGTCCGAGGAGAGCCCGATGTGGCTGCTGTACCGCGCCGggccctcctcctcgtcgtcgtcgtcctcggtgCCCTCGCCCTTGATCATCAGGCCGTCCTGGTCCGCCCACACCTTCACGTGCTCCTTCCCCAGCCCCGGCATCGCCACCTTCAGTTGCaccgcgtcgtcgtcctccttcGACACCCACCACCCgcgcctcggcgccgccgcgtcgtcgtcctccatcagCGCCAGCAGCCGGCCCAGCCTCATCGGCTCGCCGAACCGGTCCAGCACGTCTGCAGAAAACCCCCCAAATCACGCACGCACCCCGCATCAGCACTCGGTTTCCGCGGTCCTCTTCTCGACTAGGTTAAAGCGAACGAGCGGAAAAGGGACGGGAGGCTCGCGGGCGCGGCGTACCTGCAGAGAAGAACATGGGGGTGGAGAagtcgcgcgcgcggcggcggcggtcgtaGAAgacgtcctcgtcgccgctggACTCCTCCTCGTAGTCGTCGTCGCCACGGCGGAACGGCGCGCCCCCGGTGTTGaagaggcggcgggcggtggcgacggACGCCGGGCGGagcgcgagggcggcggcgggcgcggccccggaggaggacggcgcggcgaggaggagcttcTTGAGGAGGCCGGCCAGCGGAGCCCCCTTGGAGGCCACGGCGAAAGCCATGGAAgcgtctctctctcctctctccctccctctccctcccttcttGGATTCTTGCGGTGGGACGAGGTGTGTCAGTGTGTGATGCCTTGACAGCGACGGAAGTGGGTGGGGATGGGGTTTAATGCAGCGCCTGCGCTTTTCGCTTCAGCGGAGAGGATGGCGAACGCCGAGCGGGTTGGAACTTGGACTTGGAAGGCTCCGGAGGATGCTTCTGGACCGGGGGATCATGCTTTGCGATTCGTGCAACAGGGGGAAACAAAATACTTTCCTCTTACTAGTAGTCAGATGCAA
It includes:
- the LOC101781216 gene encoding 26.2 kDa heat shock protein, mitochondrial, which codes for MAFAVASKGAPLAGLLKKLLLAAPSSSGAAPAAALALRPASVATARRLFNTGGAPFRRGDDDYEEESSGDEDVFYDRRRRARDFSTPMFFSADVLDRFGEPMRLGRLLALMEDDDAAAPRRGWWVSKEDDDAVQLKVAMPGLGKEHVKVWADQDGLMIKGEGTEDDDDEEEGPARYSSHIGLSSDAFKMDQIKAEMKDGLLKVTVPKIKVEDRKDVFQVMVE